A stretch of DNA from Lycium ferocissimum isolate CSIRO_LF1 chromosome 4, AGI_CSIRO_Lferr_CH_V1, whole genome shotgun sequence:
ATCTTTTGAAGTTACAGAATTTCATCTCCGCCTCCGTCTCCTTCTCCTTTTCCTTCtcctccatttattttctttttaaaccttGCGTTACAGTCTAATTTTTGGAGCAACTTCTTCATCCTTATCTTTTGTTGCTAtctaaattaaggtattttttctagctcatataatattgtatatttataGTAGATGTAGAATATCTGTTTGTCTTATATAtcttaattgttattttttatttgtgttattttaatacgtataagatatatgtttgtcttatttgtgttattttaatttgaacttaagatatgattgttagaagcattattatataaaaggtCCAATTTgtttagtagcacttttgaagaaatttgttgttatgttgttatttttgtggattgttataTAAAAGATCTGAATAACTAATTGTTTTTCATTATACCTTTaatgtgatatttatatagcCAGAAAAGTGAAATTTAATTGATGCCTCAGTAGCCCAAAAAAAAGATACTTAAAATGTCATGATAATGCTTTATTATATGGGACCTAAGTCTAAGTGGGTGGACAATTATTTTGTCTATACCTTATAGGTATTAATGTGGTCCACTATCAGTGGTTTCTAAATAAGGCGAATGGAAGTTGACTTTATCTAGCCAGTGCATATTTGTTCtgctaaaattggaataatatattttttttaatagtaagtTACTCCAAATAGCTTGATctggactttaatttttttttttttaaggtatgGAGCTTCCACGGTTATGCGTACATCCGGGGCCAGAAGTGTACGATGTGTTAACACTCCAGGAGAAGCATCGATCACAGGCTGTGTGGGATGGTGCCTTGAGAGGACCGACCGGATGCCTGTTTCCACGCCGCGCGGATACCGAATTTTGGAAGCACGTGAAGCGTCATCCTTTTCATCCTCGCATCCTTGACTACTTTGGCCTGTGTGGATTTAGGGGAGTAGTAGAGGTAGGATGTGTATCATATGATTGGGCAGTCATCACTACACTTATCGAGAGATGGCGTCCTGAGACGCACACCTTTCATCTGCGTACGGGTGAGGCGACCATCACATTACAAGATATTGAGCTCATGtttggcatggttgttgatggtaATCCCTTGAATGATGTTAATGCTAGAAATATAAGTATTGTTGGGTGGCAACAATTAATCCATGAGCTTATTGGTTGGGCACCCGGTCTGGATTGTTTTAATGGTGTTAGTAGGTTagaactaaataaattaattgaatatattAGAGGCTTAGATGACATTACAGATCAGACCCCAGAAATTGTTGTGCAACAACGGGTTAGGTTGTACTTGCTATGGCTTTGTGGCGGCACGATATTTCCGGATAAGTCCGGTGACTTACTTAATTTAGACTATTTGCTTGACATGCGTGACCTTAGAGCAATGAGTAGACAACCTTGGGGAGCGGCTGCATTGTCATATTTGTATACTTGTTTATGCCGCGCTTCATTGAAGAAAGCCAAGGATGTGTGTGGATTCATTTCCTTATTGCAGgatataattttatttggttttccTAGTTGATAGTTATaaggtttttatgtatttattttaaatttttaatataagttTGGGCTTGGGAGTGAATTATACCAATGCAGCCACCACCCAGGGCCCTTCAGCCACACACGGCTCTTGCACGAAAGTGGACTCATCGTAAAGCTCGCGAAAATGAGGCACGTGTTGTGCTACCCATATGTAGGGATGTATTGGACAACCTAACGGATGGcggtattttatcataattatggtTGTTAATGGCGTTTTGATATAATAGTTACGCTTAtgtgtaatttatttattttattatcatgtaattttatgttctttctatCGTAGTTTGTGTGGTAGCCTTATTCAGAGGCCATCATTAATGGACTCCCTCAGTGGTGTCGGCGTGGCCGAGTTATTTGGATGGCCCAGGTTCCCCTTATTTGTGGGATCTATCGAGAGTGGCACATGGTAGACCGCGTTCTCAGACAGTTCGGTAGGAAGCAACATATTTCGGGACCATGTGCTGAGATTGATCCTTCTCATTACAAACGTGACAAGCGGTATGCTATAACAGTGGAGGATCAACAAAATTTTGCACAAACGgactttttttgggaaaatcgtCGATAAAGGGTAATTCGGACCGAGTATGAAACTCAAGACCCAGAGTCATTATCAGAGTATTTTTGTTGGTATCGACGTCACTCGCGCACTTTCATAGGAAATCCTGCGCATAATGTGCATAGAGGATACCAACACATGGCAGGCAGGCATGAGGCACTGGTACGTACATTACATTCCATTAGATGTTTGATGTCTTTATATGTGTCTTAGACCACTATCAAAtcttgtaatttaattttttttttttttaggctttaGGACATCAAGAATCGTACAGGTTGGCTTAGGAGACTATCCAAGATCCAACCAAGTCTAATGAAGTGAAGGAAATAGTAGAGATGTTTAGCCACATTAATACAGAGTCCATGGCTGCTGCCGCTCTGGGGACGATGTTGAGTTTCGCTCCCAATTATACACCACCGGCAGAGTATGTTGAGCCGCCTACTGTGCAAGTGCCTCGTTATCAACGTCCTAATATACCAAGACACACGCGCGCGTGGTAGAGGACGCCAATCGAGGTAACGACGGGGTCGAGGTCCCGTGGATCACTAGTTGGTTGATGAGGAAGAGGTCATTTTGATCAAGATATGCCCGACTCAACGATGCTGCGGTGATGATGCATATTACCCAATAATAGATTTTGGTATGTCCGCTCATCGACGTCGCTCCCGAGGTCCAATCACCGGCGGTAATCGAACAAGAGGGGCCTTTTCGAGCATTCGCATCGTCCGAGCCTATTAGCCTCGCGATATGGCCCAACAGTTTGGTGTTCAGACAGGCAGCTCTTATGGGATGACTGAGGGGCCTTTACCTGCATTCACTGGACAGAGCTCTTCAATTGGGAGGAGACTGAGTTTTACCGACGTGAGTATTCTAACCACTCAAATAGCTTGTATCTTGTTTAATTTCATTAATGTAATGGCTACCTTATGTgtctatattatttattttgcatAGTCTCCCATGGCATTTGATCTTGGATACTCACACATTCCTGTGCCGGATGTACAGACTTTAGAGCCACAGGTTAGCTTTTAATTCAAAGTATTTGGTGACTTGTGGTTGTTATGTGGTGTTTTGTCTTAGTTGCTTTGGTTGTTTGTGTTGGTATATGGTATTGGAGGAAGTCCTtgttacaggggagatgctttgTCCGATTTTACGTAGACAATCAAAGTAATTGCTAAGAAAATTTATCTAAcgaatccaatcatacaaaaataacttctattttttatgGCATTTACAGGATGCGGGTGTGATACAAGAGGAGGTTCACCAACGTAGATCAAAACGAGAGCGCCGGCAAACTCAGTGTGgcacgggggggggggggggggaagggacactgtaaaaattgaatttttattaattattgaatttatctcaaatctcaatagttatgtaatctttcaAGAATACATATTGTGTTTTGAATAAAGGTTAGATTTGAATGCTTGCCAATGGTTTACAATAAATAAAGGTTAGATTTGAATGCTTGATAATGTTTTACAAGAAAAACAATTGCATTCTTGATGTTACGACTACATGGCAGATTTAACGACTGCATGGATTCTCAGCTAAAACGTGCATATAAAAAGTTTCATGCATCAATTACTGCAAAACTGCCAACGTTTTGCAACAAAATCAATTGCTTTAAAACGTTGGCCTGCCAACGTTTTGCAACAATTCATTTTGTTGCAAAACATTGGCCTGCCTACGTTTTGCAACAATTCATTTTGTTGAACTTGGCCGGCCAACGTAGCAAtaattgattcttgaaatttttttacgCCAGAGAATCCTTGCAGTCGTCAAATCACGCATGCAGCTGTAAAAGCAAAATAGTAaaataatttgtaaaatttttgtTGTTAAAGCGCAGAATGCATGCAGTCGTCAAATGCAAATCTGCCATGCAATCGTCAAATCAAGCATGCAGTCGTAAAATCaaatagtaaataaattttttcaacATCAGCATTATGACATTCAAAGGTCCGTGaatcatttttttatataccAGTTAAGATTTGTATTCTGCATATCTCTCTCGAATATCTCtcatttttcaagaattctccacttctctcttgCATTCTCCATTAATTTTTAGATTTGTATTCTGCATATCTCTCTGATTCTCCCTTGTAGActtcatttttcaagaattctccacttctctcttgCATTCTCCATTAATTTTTACATTTGTATTCTGTTGAAAATAATATGGCGGAAAATTATGTAAGAGTTAATTTATATTGGGGTGGTGAAGTTGTGTACGAAGAAGGTTCAGTGAGATATAACCGTCGTCCGGGAGCCATACAAAGGTTTCCAATTTCCCTCAAATACGATCGTCTACAACGtgttttcataagcaaaatggccataactgaTCCTAACCTTTCAGTGGTTATCACTGGACGATATCCAACATCAATTACGGCTAGGGAATTTCCCATTTACGAGGAAACTCTTATTTCGGACGATGACTCCTTATCGTTATTTCTTCGAAGTCCTGATATATTTAGCAATCATATCAGCATAGCGACACTTGACATGTATGCAACTGTTGAATGCTCTACTAATGTTGAAGCACCCACTGACGATGAGTTTGATATTCGGGGTACTACGTATCTTCCCGCTATGAATATTGGGCTTCAAAGAGGTACACTTCAACAAGAAACAATGGTAGGAGTTGGTAGCCGATCACATAACTTTGGTTGGACTATGCGGAGAATTGATATTCCCGGACCGAGTAGTGCTCCAAATACAAGTGAATTAGGTGGCGGGAGTATAGTTCGATATCGCCCTGCTCAAGTGGAGTCATTTACAGAAAGGTAAATATAACGATGTTTTTTTCGCTTAAACTAGGAGACTTCTAACTAATTGTTTTTGAGATTTGAACGCCTTGAATTTTCCTATGTTTGTAGGTGTAacgattttgaagaaaatcccGTATTAACTCAGCTCACACAAATTGTGAGCAATAATGATGTAGCTAATGATCACTCCGATGAGTCAGATAGTGATATCCCATTAGATCACACAGAAACAGACGATGATCACTCATCTGATGATGATGGTCATTCTTATGAAGACATTACTGCTCGAAGTGATGGTAACGTTAGCTACCATTCTAATGAGATTCCATATTTGGATAACACAGAAGAAGGCCCGGATGATTTTGCCTTCATGAGAGATGACGGTCCGGTTCGATCTACGCACTTTGGGATTGTAAAAACCCGAATTTATCGGATCGGGTTAGTATGGTGGCAAtggatattctttttttttgttggccCATTTTTAGGGGGTTGATAATTTTCCTTGTATTATGcaattatgtatgttatttcGCAAGCGGAAATGAAAGGCGCGGTGAGACAATATTgtctcaaagaaaagaaagagttcaTTTGTGATCAATCCAAAGGTAAATTTTGGAGGGTTATTTGCAAGCGTCATATGTTGGGATGTGAGTGGATGATCCGttttagagaaatttcaagTGGTATGTGGAAGGCAGGTAAAACGGTTCTCCACCACAGTTGTCTCACGGATGATTACAGAAAGGATCATTTCAATTTGAACAGTCACCTAATTGCTACTACGTTGATACCATATATTATGGTCGATCCATACATCAGTATTAAGTCAGttcaggaaaaaataaaaggattgcATACGTTTACTCCTAGTTATAGAAAAGCAAAAAGGGGCGTAAGAAAGATATTGAAATGGTATTTGGTGATTTTGAAACCTCTTTCAAGACATTGCCCCGATACATGGCTgccttaaaatatttcaatccGGGGACCGTTGTTGAGTGGGCGCACCAATCAAGTATAATGCAAGGTGAACacatcttcaagtttcttttcTGGACTTATAAACCAAGCATCGATGGATTCAAAAGTTGCAGGCCTGTCATCTCAATAGACGGCACTCATCTGTACGGTAAGTATGAGATGAAACTGCtaattgttgttggaattgatgcGAACAATAACATTTTTCCACTTGCATATGCTATTGTTGCACGTGAGAGCTTTGAGTCTTGGACGTGGTTCCTTGTGTTGTTGTGGAGACATATTGTTCGTGAGAGACAAGGAATTGGACTTATTTCTGACCGTCATCGGGGCATCTTGCAATGTGTCCAAACACATGATTGGTTACAACCACCATCCACACACCATAGGTTTTGCGTTCGGCATTTGAAAAGCAACTTCAATAAAAAGTTTCTCAACAGTGACCTTGAGAAGCTAATGTGGTTGGCGGCTATAGAGCACCAGAAGAAGAAGTATAAAATGAGGATGGAACAAATCAAAACAATGTCACCTCCAGCGCATCTGTGGTTAAAATCTCTTCCGGAGGAGAAATGGACATTGCATAAGGACAACGGTCATAGGTGGGGGGCTATGACAACGAATGTCTCCGAGTCTTACAACGGTTTATTGAAGAAAGCTCGTGGATTGCCCGTTACTGCCATGGTCCGTTATACgtttaaaaatcttgttgatcGGTTTGTTGAGAGAAGCACCCTTGCTGATTTGTTGATTGCGGATAAAAAGTTTTGGCCGCGCGCTgttgaaaagaagtttgatgaatacTGGGAGAGGTCCCTAAAGCATACTGACATGCAGCAATACAATGCAACTAAAGGGGTCTTTGAGATTCTGACATTTGCACACGAAGGTAAGGGCGGAAATATCCATAAAGTCTCTGCCGAAGGAAAAAAGTGTTCGTGTGGGAAGTGGAGAAACTACCATATGCCATGTTCACATgcaattaaattttgtgatatCCGCGGAATTCAACCAAAGGACTATGTTAGCAAGTACTACAGTTGCAGGTTTTATAAGCAAACGTACAGTGGAAATTTTTCACCATTGGGTGATGAGGCATATTGGCCACCTTCTCCCTTCAGTTTACTTGCAAACACTGAATACTAGCGAACTTCAGGAGCGCGGACTACAACTagaaggaggaatgaaatggatatagcTCCTGCTCGCATGGCTAGAAAGTGTAGTACGTGCAAGCAAACAGGTCATAACAAGAATCGCTGCCCCGACAGAAATCagtagttgttgttgcttgttggtttttatgttttttcttaagttgtacgattgttgtttccttatgtaatcttccaagaatatataacatgtcttgtgccgtttaatagttagtatgtaatttaacatttattacTCAGTTAATGTGTGAcatttatttaacttatattttattttttatttctgttcgcatatataacacatatttaattattgcatgtgttaaaatatttatttgagttaatcactgaaattaactatatgctttaaaaattaaaaaaatcaataaatttttttattaa
This window harbors:
- the LOC132054242 gene encoding protein MAIN-LIKE 2-like, with the translated sequence MELPRLCVHPGPEVYDVLTLQEKHRSQAVWDGALRGPTGCLFPRRADTEFWKHVKRHPFHPRILDYFGLCGFRGVVEVGCVSYDWAVITTLIERWRPETHTFHLRTGEATITLQDIELMFGMVVDGNPLNDVNARNISIVGWQQLIHELIGWAPGLDCFNGVSRLELNKLIEYIRGLDDITDQTPEIVVQQRVRLYLLWLCGGTIFPDKSGDLLNLDYLLDMRDLRAMSRQPWGAAALSYLYTCLCRASLKKAKDVCGFISLLQDIILFGFPS
- the LOC132054243 gene encoding uncharacterized protein LOC132054243, which translates into the protein MVFGDFETSFKTLPRYMAALKYFNPGTVVEWAHQSSIMQGEHIFKFLFWTYKPSIDGFKSCRPVISIDGTHLYGKYEMKLLIVVGIDANNNIFPLAYAIVARESFESWTWFLVLLWRHIVRERQGIGLISDRHRGILQCVQTHDWLQPPSTHHRFCVRHLKSNFNKKFLNSDLEKLMWLAAIEHQKKKYKMRMEQIKTMSPPAHLWLKSLPEEKWTLHKDNGHRWGAMTTNVSESYNGLLKKARGLPVTAMVRYTFKNLVDRFVERSTLADLLIADKKFWPRAVEKKFDEYWERSLKHTDMQQYNATKGVFEILTFAHEGKGGNIHKVSAEGKKCSCGKWRNYHMPCSHAIKFCDIRGIQPKDYVSKYYSCRFYKQTYSGNFSPLGDEAYWPPSPFSLLANTEY